The genomic interval GGCGTGTGGGTGGGCCGCTACACCGAGCCCTGCGCGCGCTGAGAGCCACCTCCTACGAACGACGACGCCCCGCGGAGGAGACCTCCGTGGGGCGCACCGTTTTCGAAGCGAAACACGCGCGAGGCCCAAAGACCAAAGGTCGCCGGACCTCTTCCTACCCGAGGCGCTCGCGCTCAGTCGGCGCCGGCGTAGAGCGCCTCGATCTCGCCTTTGTACTTCTCGTTCACGACCTTGCGTTTGATCTTCATCGTGGGCGTGAGCTCGCCGCCCTCGATCGAGAAGTCGTGCGGTAAGATGGCGAATTTCTTGATGGTTTGGACGCGCGCGAGGGAAGCGTTCACCGTCGCGATCTGGCGCTCGAGGTGCGCGAAGAACACCGGGTCCTTGGCCGCCGTGGGCACGTCGCGCGCGGAGCTCCCGCACTCTTCGCACTCGCGCGCGATGCGCTCGGGATCGAGCGTGACGAGCGCCGCGAGGAACTTCTGGCGGTCGCCGATCACCACGGCCTGACCCACGACGGGGAGCGCCTTGAGCGCCCCCTCGATGACCTGCGGGGCGATGTTCTCTCCGCCCGCGGTGATGAGCAGATCCTTCTTGCGGTCCGTGATCTGCACGTACCCCTCGCGGTCGACCGTGCCGATGTCCCCCGAGTGGAGCCACCCGTCGGCGTCGATGGCGTTCGCGGTCGCCTCCGCGTCGTGGAGGTAGCCCTTGAACACGTGCCGACCCCGGTAACAAATCTCGCCGTCGGCGGCGATCTTGAGCTCGGTGCCGGGCACCACGCGGCCCGCCTTGCCGGTGCGGTACGCGTCGGGCGCCGAGAACGACGCGGGCCCCGTGCACTCGCTCATGCCGTACACCTCGAGCAGAGGGATGCCGAGGCTCAAGAAGAACTCGAGCGTGTCCTTCGAGATCGGCGCGGCCCCCGTGACGGCCACGCGGAGTCGGTCCATGCCGAGGCGCTCCCGCACCGTGTCGAACACGAGCTTCTTCGCGACCGGGTACCAGAAGGGGCGCTTCTCGCCGCGTTGATCGGCGTACCCGGACGCGAGACCGATCCCGCGCGCCCACGCGGCGAGCTTCTTCCGCGCGGGCGGGGCGTTCGCGCCGGCGGCGACCATCTTGGCTTGCATCTTCTCCCAGACCCGGGGCACCCCGAGGAAGAACGTGGGGCGGACCTCCTTCAGGTTCTCGCCGAGGGCCTCGAGGCTCTCGCCGAAGTACACGGTCGAGCCCATGCGCATCGGCCCGTGCACCGTCAGCATCTGCTCGGCCACGTGGCTCAGCGGGAGGTAGCTGAGGCTCACGTCGTCCGAGCCGAACCGAAGCGTCTCGACGAGGGTGTTCGCGGTCCACGTGCAGTTGTCGTGCGACAGCATGACGGCCTTCGGGTCGCCCGTGGTGCCCGAGGTGTAGATGAGCGTGCAGACGTCGTCGGGAGACTGCTCCTCCATGCGAGCGGAGAGCGCGGCGTCGGTCACCGTGTCGCCCTTGGCGAGGAACTCGTCCCACGAGAGCACGCCCTCGGAGGTGGGCGGCTCGTTCATCTGCACGATGGCCACGAGCTTCGGCAGCTCGGAGCGCACCTCGAGGAACTTCTTCGACTGCGCGTCGTTCTCGGTGAAGGCGACCCGCGCCCCGGAGTGGGCCGCGATGTACCGGCACTGAGCCGGGCTGTTCGTCGTGTAGATGCCCGCGGGCACGCCCCCGGCGAAGATGGCGCCGACGTTCGCCGTGACCCACTCGGGTGAGTTGAAGCCGATGAGCACGACCGACTCGCCCTTCTCGAGGCCGAGGGCCATGAGCGCACGCGCCGCGCGTCGCACGTTCGCGAGGTACCCTTCCCAGCTCGTCGCGCGCCACGCGCCGCCACGTTTGACCTTGAGGGCGGTACGCGCCCCATGCCGCTTGACCGTCTCGGCGAGCACCTCGAACACACGCTTTTTGACCATGCCCGACAGCCTATGGGAGCGGCTCGGCACGACAAGCCGAAATGCCGGCCTCAGGTGTACGCTTCGAGCGCACGCGCGACCGCGACGAGGCGCGCCATGGCCGAACGCACCGCGTCAATCTCGGGATCGTACTGGCCGGCGCGGCGAAGCTCGTCCTCGACCTCGGCGACGAGGTCGTCGAAGTGGAGGCCCTTCGCCAGCTCCACGCGCAGCGTGAGGTCCTTCGGGAGCTCGTGGGTGACCCCGGGACCGAGCGCGCGCGCGTTCTCGCCGATGGCCTCGAGCGTGGCGTGCGCCCAGGCTACGACCCCTCGCAGGTAGTCGACGAACGCGCTCCCGTCCCGGAAGAGCCGAGGAGCCGACGCCGACGCGCCGAGGACTTGGAGGAGGCCGTCGCGGACGTGCGCGAGAGCTTGCGCGCGGCCCTTCAGGGCACGCACGGCGGCACCCGAGCGCCCGTTGAACGCGAACCGCACCCCTTCGAGCCCCTGCACGAGCGCGCGGGTCTCGCGTTCGAGCTGCGCGGCGAGCGCACGGCTCTCGGCGGCGCGGCTCTCGGCGCTCCTCGCACGAACACCCGACTCCTCCTCGCCGAGCTCACGCGACGAGGCCGCGCTCGGCACGAGGAGATCTTCGGGGCGTGAGGTGCGGGAGGTCATGAGGCGCGTTCCTCGGACGTATACGGGGTCGCCCTAAGATTCTTCCTCAATCCTTCGGGCGTGCACGCCTTGCTTCCCCTTTTCCTTCGCGGGGTTGCGAAATTCCAGTACTAACGGAACGACCGCTGCGCCGCCCGCGAGCGCTCAGGCCGGCACTCCGCCCTCTTCGACCAAACGGAGCTGCCGGATGCGGCGGGCGTCCTCGGCTCGGCCGAGCTCTTCGGCCGTGCGTTCGAACTTGCCGAGGTCCTCGGCCCCGATGACGGGCGAGAACCGCTCGAGGATCGCCATGACGTGGCCCCACTGCCCCTCGAGCATACGGGCGTAGGCGAGGACGCGGATGGCCGTGACCTTGAGCTCGTCCGACGAGGTCTGGAGGAGGATCGGCTCCGCGATGCGGATGGCGGTCGCGCCGTCTTGGCGCTCGAGCGCCGCGTAGGCCTCGGCCATGGCGGCCGCGAGCGGGACCTCGTCGACCTCGGCCTTTCGGCCGGCCCGGAGCGCCTGGAAATTGCGGACGGCGTAGAGGAGGGCGAGGATCCCTCCGAAGAGGACCCCGGAGTAGAGCGCGAACGCGCCCACGGCGACACCGACGCCGATCGAGACGAAGCGCGCCGCCGCCTCGCCTCTCTTGGGCGACACGATGACGAAGAGCGACGCCATGATGTTGCCGCCGTCGAGCGGGAGGATCGGGAGGAGGTTCAAGATGCCCCACCCGAGGTTCACGAAGATGACCCCGTCGAGCAGGGCGGCCTGCATGGGGCTGAGGGAGAGCTTGGGAGCGAGGAGAAGGAGCGGGAGGCCGACCGCGATGCCCACGAGGGGGCCCGCGAGGCTCACCACGATTTGTTTGGCCGGAGAGATCCGTTTGCCGGCGATCCACGTCGTCAACCCGCCCATGCCGTGGAGCTGGATCGCCGGAGAGAGGCCGAAGAGGCGCCCTGCGTACGCGTGGCCGAGCTCGTGCATCAGCACACCGACGAACGCCGCGACGATCCAACCGACGACGAGGCCGGGATTTCGCAGGTTTCCGGCGCTGAAGAGCAGCATCGTCAAGAAGAACGAGCCGTGCACCTGGACGGGGATTTTGCCGAAGCGGAACGTGAGCACGGTGCCAATGTGGGCGTGCGGGGGCGAGAAGTAAAGGCACGGGCCTGACGAACGCGAAAGAAACGAGCCTCCCTCGGAGCCCGACGCCCCGTCCCAGGCTCTCTCCCTCCCAGGGCGTCGCGGCTTCCGCTCGCGCTCAGGGCGAAGCGCGCTTCGCGACCTCTTTCTCCCGGAGGAGGCGCGCGCCGAACGCCGTGTACGCGCGCACGAGCCAGCGCGGCGTCCACGCCGAGAGCGAGAGGAGCACGCTCATGACGAAGCCGGGCAGCACGATGGCCCGACCGCGCGCGAAGCCCGAGAACGCGGACCGCGCGCAGTGGGCCGCCGAGATCTCGATGAAGCCCGGCACCTTCATGCCCGTGAAATTGCCTGCGGTCTCTTCGAACTCGGTGGCGACCGGGCCTGGGCACACCTGCGTCACGGTCACACCGGTGCCCGAGAGATCGCACCGCAGGGCCTCGGAGAAACCCGTGACGAAATGTTTCGAGCCGACGTAGGCCGCGAAGCCCGGCATCAAGGTGAGGCCCGCCCCCGAGCTCACGTTGAGGATGCCCCCACGACCGCGCTCGACCATGCCACGCACGCACGCGTGGGTCAGCGCGACCAGGCTCGTCACGTTGAGATCGATCATCGCGCGGAGCCGCCCGAGGTCCGCTTTGTCGAACATGCCCATCACGCCGATCCCGGCGTTGTTCACGAGCACGTCGGTGTGGACGCCGTCCTGCTCGAGGCGCGCGACCAGCGCGGTCGCCTCGTCGGGCACACCGAGATCACACGGCTCCACGCGGACGACGAGCGAGGGGTGCGCGCCTTCGAGCTCGGCCTTCAGCGCGGCGAGGCGGTCCTTCCGGCGCGCCACGAGGACGAGCACCTTGGCGCGCGCGGCGAAGAGCTTCGCGAGCTCGAGGCCGATGCCCGACGACGCACCCGTGAGGAGAACGGTGGCGCCGTCGATCGGGGGGCGGCTCATAGGCCCTCCGCGCAGGAGTAGAGGCTGCAACCCGTCATGCACGTCTTGAAGCGCGCGCGTGCTGCGGGCACGAGCGCCGAGACGTACCTCGAGCACACGTCGAGGGAGAGCGAAGGGCACGAGCGTTGGAGCGCGCGGCACTCGGCGTCGGCCGAAGGGTCGGGGCACGAGGCTTTCATGGCTCGGTCTCCACAGGCGTAGATGGCGCACGGATCGCACGACGGGGGCAGCCGGGCGATGCAGTCGGCGGCAGCCTTGGCGACTTTGGGCTTGAGGGCCTTGGAGAGCGAGGCGCACTTGGTCGCACCGAACCCTACCTTGGCGCATCCGCTGCACACGACCGCGACGGGGGTCGCGTCGTTGCAGGCGCCCTGCGGCCGAGCGACGTTGCGGGTGTCGACCTCGCCGCACGTGTCGGGCATGTCGTCGTCGGGCTCGTCGTCGCCCTCGTCGGTGGGCGCGGGAGGAACCTCACCGCGGGGAAGGCCCGACGACGCGGCCCTCGCGACCTTGGGCACCGCGCGCGACGGGGCGAGAGGCTGCTTCGGGATCGCGACGGGCGCGCCATCGACGGCACCACCGGGGCCGCACGCGGCGACGACGACGGTCGCGGCCGTGGCCGTGGCCGTAACGCGGCTCTTCGCGACGAGGGCGCGCGTGAGCTCGAGGAACCGTGAGCGGTCGACGGGGCGCACGTGGCCTCAGCGCTTCTTGGAGAGGGCCTTGCGGCGGTTGCGGTCGCGGCGCTTGGCGTCGGGATCGACACGGATCGCGGCCTTCTCGGTGTCGCGCATGCGGCCCCCGCGGAAGTCGTCGGCGAGGCGATCGATCAAGTCGCCGTACGCGATGGCGCCCTCGTCGCTGAGGCGCGTGTGGGAGAAGACCGGGCGGCCCTCGAGCCACGCCGCCGCGGCCCCGGGTTCGGCGAGGGCGGTCCGCAGCGCATTCACGAGCTCGTACGGCCCGGTCTCGCGGTCCCGCAGGCGCGAGGCGAGCATGAGCCCGAAGCCGGCGGCGTGCGTGGCTTGGAACAGGATAGGGTTCGAGGGGAGCACGGGGCTCGCGAGGCCCGCGTCGTGCGCCTCGGCGCAGCGGGCCGCGTCGCACGAGTTGTAGGCGCGGCACGCCACGGGGCGGGCTTCGTAGACGGTGCACGCGCCGGTGGCCTCGTCGAGGAGAGGGCACGGCACCTTTTCTTCGGCGCGCGCGTCGATGTCGAGGTCCTTCACGCGGGCGAAGGTGGCCTCGACGCGGGCGACGACCTCGGCGAGCTCGTCGGGCGTGCGTGTGGCACGGAGGTGCTCGGCGAGGTGGATCGCCTCGGGCGCGGACACGAGCACCGGAGTGCCCCGGCAGCAATACGAGCAGCCGCTCGTGCACGCGATGGGGAGCCTCCGGACGGCCTCGACCTGCGACGTGAGCGTGCGGGCCATCTCTCCCGCGAACGCGTGGAGCTCGGACACGACCTGGGTGACACCGGCGGGGCCGGGGTGCTCGTCGAACAGCTCGAGCGCGGCACGAGCCGAGCCCTCGACGAGCGGTCGAACGAAAGGGTCTTGGGTGTCGAAGGACACCTGGCGCTCGGTCATGGTCGAATCCTACGTGGGAACGTGAAAGAGGCGGGCAAGAGCGCACAAAAGGCTTTCATTTCATACACTTCTAGACACCATCCACGCCGGACACCCGGCGAACGAACGCCGCCACATGGCGCCCGATCCGAAGCTCGACCGGCTCGGCGTCCGCGGCCCGCCCGCGTTTCGGTGTCGCGAACCCATGATCCGCGCCGGGCACGGCCTCGAGCGACCACCGCGAGCCTTCGGGATCGAGCCCGCGGAGCACCTCGGCGATGACGTCGCTGCCCCCGAACGCGTCGCGCTCGCCCTGGACGACGAGCGCTGGCCCCGGCACCTTCGCGAGCACGGCCTCGCGGGGAGCGCGCTCGGCAGGGCGCCCGGGCGGACAGAGCGGGTACCCGAGCGCCACGTACGCGACGAGCTCCGGCTCGGCGGCCCGCACGAGCGCCGCGACACGCGCGCCCATCGACTTTCCACCGACCGAGACCGCGCCGCCCATGCGCTCGCGCACGTCCTCGAGCACGGCCGTGTACGTGGTGAGGAGCGCGGGCATGCGATCGGGGAGCTTCTTGCCCGCAGCCATGTATGCGAAGTCGAAGGTGACCACGTGCACGCCGGCGTCGGCCACGGCCGAGCTCACCGCGACGAGGAACGGATGGGCCTGGGACGCGCCGGCGCCGGGAGCGAGCACGAGCGTGGCTCCGCCGCCGTGGTCCGAGAGGTAGACCCTCGTGGGGATGGGTCCCGAGGGGGTGCGCACGTCGCGTGCGTCGAGGGTGGCCATGGCGCGACGATGCCACACTCGAAGCCCCGGCGAGACCTCGTCGAGACTCGCGCTCGCCGCGTGCTTGGTCGCTCGCGCCGTGGCGTGGTCCATGGCGGATCCAGCATATTTTTCCAGGGGTACGGCACGAACGCGCGTGGTACGAAACTCTCCATCATGGCGATTCGTCCTCGGCCGACGGCTGCCCTTTCCCTCGCTCTTTCTTTCACCGCCTTCACGGCGTTCCTCGCTCCCGCGTGTGGCTCGTCCGAGCCGCTCAGCGCGTTCGACGCGGGCTTCGACGCGGGCACGGTCACCTTCCCGCCCCCGGGCGACTTCGGCGACTCGGGCACCGGAGGCGACGGCGGAACGAACCCGTTCGACCTCGACGGCGGCTGCGCGAACGCCACCGCCGAAGCGAAGCGCACCCCTGTCTACATGATGCTCGTCATCGACGGCTCGGGCAGCATGGACGGCTTCGACGGCACCGCGTACGTCGCCGGAGAGCGGGAGATCGATCCCGAGACCACGACGCCCCGGCAAGACCTGACAAACCAAGCGACGCAGTCCTCGGGAAAGAAGTGGATCGCGGTGCGCGGCGCGCTCAAGGCCTTCTTCGACGGTCTCGCGGCGCGCCCCGATCCGAGCCTCGCGGTCGGCATGTATCTCTTCTCGAGCAACACCGCGAAGCCGAGCGCCCAGACCGACGTGGCCATCGGCTTCGTCGACGCGACGCAGGCGACGGCGCTGAAGGGCCGCCTCAGCCCGCCCGTGTATCCGGCGCAGGGCACCCCGCTCGCGGCGGCCGTGCGTGGCCAGCGCCCCATCTTGACGTCGTACGTGCCGCAAGCGCCCGTGCTCCCGGGCGGGAAGTACGTGATGGTGATGATGACGGACGGCGTGCCCAACGCCGCGAACCTCACGCAGCCCCAGGCGAACGCCGACGTGATCGCGGCGATCAACGAGGCCAAGAACGGCACCCCGGGAGCGACGGTGTTCGTCGTCGGCGTGGGCAACCCCACGGCGCGCGTCGACCAGTACGACGAGGTCTTCCTCGGTCAGGCCGCCCAGGCCGGCGGGGCCCCGGAGCCAGGATGCAACCCCGCCTGGTCGGACACGAACACCACCGGCAAGCCCTGCCACTTCCAGGTCACGCCCGGAGCCAAGACGGCCGCGCAGATCCGCGACGACTTCCTCGCGGCGATCAACCAGATCCGCGAGAAGGTCGCCTCGTGCGAGTTCACCCTCGAGAAGCCCCAGGGCGCGGGCGCCATCGACCCGACCAAGGTCAACGTGCTCTACACGAACGGCCAGGGCAAAGAGGCGCCCATCCCGCAGAACCCGCAGAACGGCTGGTCGTACGACGACCCGCAAAACCCGACGAAGGTCATCCTGAACGGGCAAGCGTGCGCCGACATGAAAGCCGACCCCGACAGCAAGATCCGCGTCGTCATCGGCTGCAAGACGATCGTGACCAAGTAGGCGAGGCGCTCGCCGAGGAGCAGCGCGTCACTCACGTTCGCCCACGTGGTGGTTGACGCTCTCCGTCATGGGCTTTCGCGTTGCGGGGCCGGAGCTTTTCGTAAAAACTGAATCGCTGAACGTCTTCCTTGCCAGTTGGGCTACGCCCGAGAGAACAAGAGGCCTCATGAAACGACTGTCCTTCGGGTGCGTGGCGTGTGCGTTCGTGGCCGTCGCGGTCTCGCTCTCGGCATGTGGCACGAGCAACGGCGATACACCCGACGCGGGCGACGTGACCGAGACCGGGCGCGACGCGAGCACCACGCGCGACTCGGCCACGCCCCTGCCTCCTGCGTTCGAGGGAGGGCTCGACGAGGACTCGGGTGTCGGTCCCCAACCCGACGGAGGCAACGACCTCTCGGGCTGCATCGACGCGAACGACCCCGGCGGGACCGAGCCGACCGCGCGCGCGCTCGCCAACACCGACGACTGCGACAAGAACAAGGCCACGGTGAACGGCGTCGTGCGAGGCATCGCCGACACCGACATGTACCGCGTCACCCTCGCCGACAAGACGCTCTGCCGCCAGGACGGGGTCTTCAAGCTCGACGGCCAGGCGCTCGAGTTCTGCGTCTTCATCCAGTGCAAATCGAACGGATCCACGACCGACGTGAAGTCGTGCGGCGGGGGCGTCAAGAAAGACTCGGACATCGGCCTCCACGGCTGCTGCGCGGGCACCCCCAGCGAGATCAAGGTCGACTGGAACTGCACGGGCACGATCGACGAGGCGT from Myxococcales bacterium carries:
- a CDS encoding dienelactone hydrolase family protein, producing the protein MATLDARDVRTPSGPIPTRVYLSDHGGGATLVLAPGAGASQAHPFLVAVSSAVADAGVHVVTFDFAYMAAGKKLPDRMPALLTTYTAVLEDVRERMGGAVSVGGKSMGARVAALVRAAEPELVAYVALGYPLCPPGRPAERAPREAVLAKVPGPALVVQGERDAFGGSDVIAEVLRGLDPEGSRWSLEAVPGADHGFATPKRGRAADAEPVELRIGRHVAAFVRRVSGVDGV
- a CDS encoding VWA domain-containing protein, coding for MAIRPRPTAALSLALSFTAFTAFLAPACGSSEPLSAFDAGFDAGTVTFPPPGDFGDSGTGGDGGTNPFDLDGGCANATAEAKRTPVYMMLVIDGSGSMDGFDGTAYVAGEREIDPETTTPRQDLTNQATQSSGKKWIAVRGALKAFFDGLAARPDPSLAVGMYLFSSNTAKPSAQTDVAIGFVDATQATALKGRLSPPVYPAQGTPLAAAVRGQRPILTSYVPQAPVLPGGKYVMVMMTDGVPNAANLTQPQANADVIAAINEAKNGTPGATVFVVGVGNPTARVDQYDEVFLGQAAQAGGAPEPGCNPAWSDTNTTGKPCHFQVTPGAKTAAQIRDDFLAAINQIREKVASCEFTLEKPQGAGAIDPTKVNVLYTNGQGKEAPIPQNPQNGWSYDDPQNPTKVILNGQACADMKADPDSKIRVVIGCKTIVTK
- a CDS encoding SDR family oxidoreductase; this encodes MSRPPIDGATVLLTGASSGIGLELAKLFAARAKVLVLVARRKDRLAALKAELEGAHPSLVVRVEPCDLGVPDEATALVARLEQDGVHTDVLVNNAGIGVMGMFDKADLGRLRAMIDLNVTSLVALTHACVRGMVERGRGGILNVSSGAGLTLMPGFAAYVGSKHFVTGFSEALRCDLSGTGVTVTQVCPGPVATEFEETAGNFTGMKVPGFIEISAAHCARSAFSGFARGRAIVLPGFVMSVLLSLSAWTPRWLVRAYTAFGARLLREKEVAKRASP
- a CDS encoding AMP-binding protein, producing MVKKRVFEVLAETVKRHGARTALKVKRGGAWRATSWEGYLANVRRAARALMALGLEKGESVVLIGFNSPEWVTANVGAIFAGGVPAGIYTTNSPAQCRYIAAHSGARVAFTENDAQSKKFLEVRSELPKLVAIVQMNEPPTSEGVLSWDEFLAKGDTVTDAALSARMEEQSPDDVCTLIYTSGTTGDPKAVMLSHDNCTWTANTLVETLRFGSDDVSLSYLPLSHVAEQMLTVHGPMRMGSTVYFGESLEALGENLKEVRPTFFLGVPRVWEKMQAKMVAAGANAPPARKKLAAWARGIGLASGYADQRGEKRPFWYPVAKKLVFDTVRERLGMDRLRVAVTGAAPISKDTLEFFLSLGIPLLEVYGMSECTGPASFSAPDAYRTGKAGRVVPGTELKIAADGEICYRGRHVFKGYLHDAEATANAIDADGWLHSGDIGTVDREGYVQITDRKKDLLITAGGENIAPQVIEGALKALPVVGQAVVIGDRQKFLAALVTLDPERIARECEECGSSARDVPTAAKDPVFFAHLERQIATVNASLARVQTIKKFAILPHDFSIEGGELTPTMKIKRKVVNEKYKGEIEALYAGAD
- a CDS encoding YkgJ family cysteine cluster protein, which codes for MTERQVSFDTQDPFVRPLVEGSARAALELFDEHPGPAGVTQVVSELHAFAGEMARTLTSQVEAVRRLPIACTSGCSYCCRGTPVLVSAPEAIHLAEHLRATRTPDELAEVVARVEATFARVKDLDIDARAEEKVPCPLLDEATGACTVYEARPVACRAYNSCDAARCAEAHDAGLASPVLPSNPILFQATHAAGFGLMLASRLRDRETGPYELVNALRTALAEPGAAAAWLEGRPVFSHTRLSDEGAIAYGDLIDRLADDFRGGRMRDTEKAAIRVDPDAKRRDRNRRKALSKKR
- a CDS encoding M50 family metallopeptidase; amino-acid sequence: MLTFRFGKIPVQVHGSFFLTMLLFSAGNLRNPGLVVGWIVAAFVGVLMHELGHAYAGRLFGLSPAIQLHGMGGLTTWIAGKRISPAKQIVVSLAGPLVGIAVGLPLLLLAPKLSLSPMQAALLDGVIFVNLGWGILNLLPILPLDGGNIMASLFVIVSPKRGEAAARFVSIGVGVAVGAFALYSGVLFGGILALLYAVRNFQALRAGRKAEVDEVPLAAAMAEAYAALERQDGATAIRIAEPILLQTSSDELKVTAIRVLAYARMLEGQWGHVMAILERFSPVIGAEDLGKFERTAEELGRAEDARRIRQLRLVEEGGVPA